GCCTGTCGGAAGTGGTAGTGGTGGGCTACTTAACCGAAGACCGCCAGAACGTGAGCAGCTCGGTGAGCAGCCTCGACGTGCGCGAAGCCAGCAAGGCTCCAGTGGCCACTGCTACCCAGGCTTTGCAAGGGCGGGTTTCGGGGGTACAGGTGACGGGCTCGGGCGGACCGGGTGATGCGCCCATCGTCAACATTCGCGGTATCGGCACCCTGGGCAACGCCAGCAGCGGCCCGCTCTACGTTATCGACGGACTCTGGACCGATAACATCCGCGACCTGAACCCCAACGACATTGAGAGCCTGACGGTGCTCAAGGATGCTTCCTCGACGGCCGTGTACGGCTCGCGCGGGGCCAATGGGGTTATCCAGATTACCACTAAGAAAGGCCGGGCCGGAGTGCCCACCATCAGCTTCAACGGCTACCGCGGGGTCGACCAGGTGTACAAGCGCTACAACCTGACCAACGCCAGCGAGTGGGCCGACCGGGCCGTGCAAGCCTATGCCAATGCTAAAATCGACCCGCTGAATGCGGGGCAGAACAGCTTGCCCGGGGCGGTGAAAGGGCCCGGAGGAGCCTTCGACCCCAACGTGGATACCGACTGGCAGAAGGAGTTCTTCCAAACCGGCACCTTGGAAGACTATAACCTGTCGTTTTCGGGAGGTTCGGCGGGGGAGAAGTCGGCCACCAACTTCCTGATTTCGGGCGAGTACTTTCACCAGGAAGGCATTGTGAAAGGCCCGGACTTTAAACGCTACAGCCTGCGCCTGAACTCGGGCCTAACCCGGGGACGGTTTAAATTTCAGGAAAATGCCCAGCTGACTCACCTGGATGTGACGTTGCTCAATGGCCTGCCCTTCGTGGACGTGCTTATCATGCTGCCCAGCATTCCGGTTTACAATTCGGCCAACGAGGGTGGTTTCGGCACGGGCTCCCCCATTCAGAACACGTTTGCCACCAACCCGATTGGGGCCCAGCAACTGCTGCGGCGCACGCAGTCGGACAACCGTCTGGCGGGCAACGTCAGCGCCGAGTACTCGATTTTCGACTTTCTGACCTACCGGCTGAACGTGGCCCTGGACGGGCACACTTACAGCAATGCTGATGCCCAGAAAACCGGCATTCTGCGGCAGAATACCACGATTCCCACGTCCTCACTGAACGAGTTTCTGGGCTACGACCTGTTTTTGCTGGGCGAGAATACGCTCAACTTCAACAAACGCTTCGGCGACCATAACATCAATGCTCTGGCCGGTTACTCCGAGCAGAGCTTCCGCCAGCACGGGGTGCAGGCTACCGGGCAGGGCTACACCCCGGCTGGTGGCCAGTACTTTTTCGAGCTGAGCGCCGCCCCCAAAGTAGGGGGCATCCAGGGCTCCTCCTATAAGTTTACGAAGCGCTCCTACTTTGCCCAGGCCACCTACGACTTCAAGAACCGCTACCTGCTGTCGGTCAGTGGCCGCCGCGACGGGTCGTCGCGCTTCCGGCCAGAAAACCGCTGGGGTAACTTCGGGGCCGCGTCCCTGGGCTGGCGCCTGAGCGAGGAAGAGTTTTTCAAAGGCACCTTGCCCCAAGTGAATAACCTGAAGCTGCGGGCCAGCTACGGCGCCAACGGCAACGATGCCGTAAACGGCGCCTACGGCGGCAGCTACCTGACGGCCCCTATCGTGGGCCAGAACGTGAACTACGTCATCGGCACGGGCCAGAGTATTGTCAACGGCGCTACCCAGCTGGCCCTGCCCAGCCCCGACATCCGGTGGGAGGAACGCTACACCAAAGACGCCGGCCTGGACCTGGGCTTGTGGGACAACCGCATTACGCTGGCGGCTGATTACTACGTTTCGGAAACCCGCAACGCCCTGGCGCCAGTACAGGTGCTGACTTACCTGGGCCACTTCGGCACCACGCTTTACCAGAACGCGGGCACTATCGAAAACCGCGGCTTCGAGCTGGCCCTGGGCTACCACGAAAACCGCAAGGCTTTCACCTACGGTGCTGATTTTACCTTGACTACGGTGAAAAATGAGGTAACCTCGCTGCCCGTGAAAGGCCAGGTACTGGACGGCCCCGAGCTGCTGACCCGCTCGGAAGTGGGGCACTCCCTGGGCGAGTTTTACCTGATTCCATTTGACGGTATTTTCCAGTCGCAGGACGAAGTGGCCAACTACAAGAACGCGCAGGGCACCGTGATTCAGCCCTACGCCTCGGCCGGCGACGTGCGCTACCAGGATACCAACGGCGACGGCACCATCACCGACAGCGACGCCGTGTACTCAGGCCAGTCGATTCCGAATCTGCTAATGGGCTTGAACCTGAATGCTGCTTACAAGGGCTTCGACCTGTCGGTGTTCTTCAACTCATCGAGCGGCAACAAAGTGTTCAACCAGGCCCGGGTAGATTTGGAAGGCTACGTCGGCCCCAACAACTATAACGCCGACGTGCAGCCCTGGACGCCCGAAAATCCCTCGACCACCACGCCGCGCCTGCTGCAGGGTGGGGGCCCCGGCAACCTGGCCGTAGCGGCCTCCATGAACTCCAAACGCAACACCACGCGCTGGCTCGAAGACGGCGCCTACACGCGCCTGCGCAACGTGCAGCTGGGTTATACCTTCCCCAAGGAGCTGACCAGCAAGGTGCCCAGCCTGAGCGGCGTGCGGCTCTACGTGACGGCCCGCAACCTGTTCACCATCACCGACTACTCGGGCTTCGACCCGGAAATCACCGGCACTGGCTTCTACAGCCGGGGCGTCGACATCAGCGCCTACCCCAACGTGCGCAGCTTCACCGGCGGCATTCAGCTCAACTTCTAAGGTCCGGCGGGGCCGCGCCTTACGCAGCGGCCCCGATTCCACTCAATTCCCGCTACTTCCATGAAAGTCAATAAAATAGCTGCACTCTTGCTCGTGGGTGGTCTGTTCATGACCACAGCCTGCGACAAAGATCTGCTGGATCAAGCCAACCCCAACGCGCCGACCAAGGAGAACTTCTGGCAAAACCAGGAAGACGCTACCAAGGGCATTTACGCCTGCTACTCAGGCCTGCAGCAGTTTGCCTGCTACTACCGCAGCTGGCACTTTATGGCCCACCGCTCCGACGAGTCGTTTAGCCAGAGCCCGTTTGTGGAGCTAGCCGACTTTACCCGCTTCATCCAGCCCAACGTCGACTTCTTTATTTCCTCGTTTGCCTGGAACGACTATTACCGCACCATCTACCGGACCAATCAGGCCATCGGCCGGATTCCGGGCATCCAGATGGACGAGAAGCTGCGCCGGCAGCTGGTGGCCGAAGCCCGGTTTGTGCGGGCCCTGTCGTACTTCGACCTGACCTACTTCTTCGGTAACATTCCCCTGATTCTGGAGGAGCCCGTGGACGTGAACTACCGCGCTCCGCAGGTGGGGCAGGCCCAACTGGAGGCTCAGATGATTGTGGATTTGCAGGCTGCCATTCCGGATTTGCCGCTTTCCTACAACGATGCTGAAAAGGGCCGGGCTACCAAGGGCGCGGCCCAGGCCCTGCTGGCCAAAGTATACATGCAGCAGCGCAAGTGGGCCGAGGCCTCGGCGTTGTTTGCGCAAATTCAGGCCTCGGGCCAGTACGGCCTGGTGCCCAACTACGTCGACAACTTCACCGATAACAACGAAAACAACCGCGAATCGGTGTTTGAGGTGCAGTTCTCCGGCGCGGTGCTGGAAGTAGGGCAGGGGCAAGACAACGGCTCCTCGGCCGAAACCCACGACCGGCCCAACTTCTTCGGCCCTCCCGGCCCCACCTACGCCGACGTACAGCCCCGCCGCTGGCTACTCGACGCCTACACCGACTCGACGGTATCGT
Above is a genomic segment from Hymenobacter cellulosivorans containing:
- a CDS encoding RagB/SusD family nutrient uptake outer membrane protein yields the protein MKVNKIAALLLVGGLFMTTACDKDLLDQANPNAPTKENFWQNQEDATKGIYACYSGLQQFACYYRSWHFMAHRSDESFSQSPFVELADFTRFIQPNVDFFISSFAWNDYYRTIYRTNQAIGRIPGIQMDEKLRRQLVAEARFVRALSYFDLTYFFGNIPLILEEPVDVNYRAPQVGQAQLEAQMIVDLQAAIPDLPLSYNDAEKGRATKGAAQALLAKVYMQQRKWAEASALFAQIQASGQYGLVPNYVDNFTDNNENNRESVFEVQFSGAVLEVGQGQDNGSSAETHDRPNFFGPPGPTYADVQPRRWLLDAYTDSTVSLAPGSKTKHQIDPRRDVSIIHVDNPDRFYGQTFAEWGWNPNQQYWRKYLNDRTRTAPGQRNENFSSGINHRVIRYADVLLMQAEAQTELKQFGPALTLVNQVRARVDLAPLTGSYSEEQLRQLIRLERARELAGEGTRWFDILRWGLMDNPAGLEELKGRDPDFTNFRPGISKLLPIPRRDLGIDPALRQNTGY
- a CDS encoding SusC/RagA family TonB-linked outer membrane protein → MKKPVPKMGRITLPALLCCLPLQSALAETVVASSEVLAVAAPADIPVTGRVVDETGAGLPGVNVIVKGTNVGVQTDAEGRFSLTAPDNGTLVFSFVGYASREVPVNGQATMNVALAPDAKSLSEVVVVGYLTEDRQNVSSSVSSLDVREASKAPVATATQALQGRVSGVQVTGSGGPGDAPIVNIRGIGTLGNASSGPLYVIDGLWTDNIRDLNPNDIESLTVLKDASSTAVYGSRGANGVIQITTKKGRAGVPTISFNGYRGVDQVYKRYNLTNASEWADRAVQAYANAKIDPLNAGQNSLPGAVKGPGGAFDPNVDTDWQKEFFQTGTLEDYNLSFSGGSAGEKSATNFLISGEYFHQEGIVKGPDFKRYSLRLNSGLTRGRFKFQENAQLTHLDVTLLNGLPFVDVLIMLPSIPVYNSANEGGFGTGSPIQNTFATNPIGAQQLLRRTQSDNRLAGNVSAEYSIFDFLTYRLNVALDGHTYSNADAQKTGILRQNTTIPTSSLNEFLGYDLFLLGENTLNFNKRFGDHNINALAGYSEQSFRQHGVQATGQGYTPAGGQYFFELSAAPKVGGIQGSSYKFTKRSYFAQATYDFKNRYLLSVSGRRDGSSRFRPENRWGNFGAASLGWRLSEEEFFKGTLPQVNNLKLRASYGANGNDAVNGAYGGSYLTAPIVGQNVNYVIGTGQSIVNGATQLALPSPDIRWEERYTKDAGLDLGLWDNRITLAADYYVSETRNALAPVQVLTYLGHFGTTLYQNAGTIENRGFELALGYHENRKAFTYGADFTLTTVKNEVTSLPVKGQVLDGPELLTRSEVGHSLGEFYLIPFDGIFQSQDEVANYKNAQGTVIQPYASAGDVRYQDTNGDGTITDSDAVYSGQSIPNLLMGLNLNAAYKGFDLSVFFNSSSGNKVFNQARVDLEGYVGPNNYNADVQPWTPENPSTTTPRLLQGGGPGNLAVAASMNSKRNTTRWLEDGAYTRLRNVQLGYTFPKELTSKVPSLSGVRLYVTARNLFTITDYSGFDPEITGTGFYSRGVDISAYPNVRSFTGGIQLNF